GCGAAGGCCAGGTCGGCGACCAGCTGCCAGTCGCCGACCAAAAGGTGCAGCCACTCCGCATCCCCCGGTCCGAAATCGGCATGGTCCTTGATGGGATCGGTAAATATGGCCACTGTCTCTTTTTCTTGTTGTTTCTAGCGTCGAACGATGGAGCGCAGCAGGCGCAGGGCAACCGAGAGGGAAGCCATGTCGTCGTGCTCGAGCTTGTTGACATCTTCGAACATCACCCGGGCGCGTTCCAAATTGTCGGCGTTCTGGTCTTCCCACAGTTCAACCCGCTTCAGCGGGTCCTCCCCCGCCTGTCCGACCGTGGCCTTCAGCGCTGCCACCGTCATGTCGGCCACGGTGGAGTAGAGGTCATCACGCAGGGCTGCCCGTGCGAGGGCCTGCCAGCGGTCGCCGCGCGGCAGCTTCGTGATCCGTTCCAGCAGGTCGTCAATGCCGAACCGCTCGTAGAGGGCAAAGTACACACCGGCAACGTCTGCCGCCGGTTCGTCCACCCGCTTCGAGGCCAGGAGGGCGACGTCCAGCAGGCCGAAGCTCTCGAACAGCTCGGCCCAGTAGACGCAGAGCTCTTCGGGAACCTGCCACTCGCGCGAGCGTTCCAGCTCGGTGCGGTACCGTTCCTGGTCCGCTCCCTGCAGATAATCCAGCAGGTTCTCCCGCAGCGGACCGATGATCGGCTTGAACGCTTCGATGTCCTCCTCGATGGAGCTGCCGCGCCCCACATGGTTGACGAACCAGCGCACGGCGCGGTCCAGCAGGCGGCGCATGTCGAGGTGGATGGTCGTCCAGTGTTCCGTGGGGAAGCTTGCCGGCAGGTCGTTCAGGGCCTGCACCGCGCCGTCGATCTCGTAGATCTCGCGCAGGGCGGTGAACGCACGCGCCACCATGGACTCGGTGGCGGACGTTTCCTCGATCACGCGGAACGCGAAGGTAATTCCACCGATGTTGATGATGTCGTTCGCCACCATCGTGGAGATGATTTCCCGGCGCAGCGGATGGGTGTCGAGCTGGTCGGCGAACCGCTCCACCATCTGCTTCGGGAAGTACCGGCGCAGGGTGCCGCTGAAGTAGGGATCATCGGCCAGGTCGGAGTTGGTCAGCGCCTTGGTCAGTTCGATCTTGGCGTAGGCGGCCAGCACCGACAGTTCCGGCGAGGTGAGGCCCTCGCCCGCTGCCACCCGGGAGCGGAGCTCGGCGTTGGTCGGCAGCGCCTCGAGCTCGCGGTTCAGGTCGGCGTGCTTTTCAAGCCAGTCCATCAGCCGCTCAAAGCTGGGGCTCCACTCGATCACGTGCCGGCGGTCGTTGAGCAGGAGCATGTTCTGGTCCTTGTTGTCCTGCAGGACCAGGCGGCCAACCTCATCGGTCATGGAGTGCAGGAATTCGGCGCGCTCAGCCGGATCGAGGCGCCCGGCAGCAACCATCCGGTCCACGAAGATCTTGATGTTGACCTCGTGGTCGGAGCAGTCAACGCCGGCCGAGTTGTCGATGGCGTCGGTGTTGAGGATGACGCCGGCCCGGGCAGCCTCGATGCGTCCGCGCTGGGTCATGCCCAGGTTTCCGCCCTCGCCGATCACCTTGACCCGCAGGTCGCAGCCGTCCACGCGGATCGCGTCATTGGCCTTGTCCCCCACCTCGGTGTTGGTCTCCGTGGAGGCCTTCACATAGGTGCCGATGCCGCCGTTGTAGAGCAAATCGGCCGGTGCCTTGAGGATGGCCCGCAGCAGATCCGGCGGGCTCATCTTGGTTACGGATTTGTCCAGGCCCAGGACCTCGCGGACCTCCGGGCTCAGCGGAATGCTCTTGGCCTGGCGCGGATAGACTCCGCCGCCGGTGCTGATCAGCGAGGCGTCGTAGTCGGCCCAGGAGGACCGGGGCAGTTCGAACAGCCGGCGCCGCTCCGCATGGGAGAGGGCCGGATCCGGGTTCGGGTCCAGGAAGATGTGCCGGTGGTCGAAGGCCGCCACCAGCTTGGTGTGCTCGGAAAGGAGCATGCCGTTGCCGAACACGTCTCCGCTCATGTCGCCCACGCCGACGGCCGTGAAGGACTCGGACTGCGTGTCCACGCCCAGCTCGCTGAAGTGGCGCTTGACCGATTCCCAAGCGCCGCGGGCGGTGATGCCCATGGCCTTGTGGTCATAGCCCACGGAGCCGCCGGAGGCGAAGGCGTCACCAAGCCAGAAGTTGTATTCAGCCGACAGCTCGTTGGCAATGTCGGAGAAGGAGGCCGTTCCCTTGTCCGCAGCAACCACCAGGTAGCTGTCATCGCCGTCGTGGCGCACGACGCGCTGCGGCGGCACCAGCTGCTCCTCGCCGTCGTCGGACAGCACCAGGTTGTCGGTGATGTCCAGCAGTGCGCGGATGAAGGTGCGGTAGCTTGCCTTGCCCTCTTCCATCCAGGCGGCACGGTCCGCGGCGGGATCGGGCAGCTGCTTGGCGTAGAAGCCGCCCTTGGCCCCGGTGGGCACGATGACGGCGTTCTTCACCGTCTGTGCCTTGACCAGGCCGAGGATTTCGGTGCGGAAGTCCTCTCGGCGGTCGGACCAGCGCAGACCGCCGCGTGCGACCTCGCCGAAGCGCAGGTGCACGCCTTCCACCCGCGGGGAGTAAACCCAGATTTCGTATTTGGGCCGCGGGAACGGCGCGCCCTCGATGGCCGCGGTGTTCAGTTTGAAGCTGACGTACGGCTTTTCCTGGTAGAAGTTGGTGCGCAGGGTGGCGTTGATCAGGTTCGCGACGGTCCGCAGCACCCGGTCGGCGTCGAGCGTGGGTACCTGCTCCAAACCGGTTTCGAGGGCCTCCCGGGCTTTCTCTTCCGCGGCGTTGCGCTCCTCCTCCGACAGGTCGGGGTTGAAACGGGACTCGAACAGGCCCACCAGGGCGCGCGCCACGTCCGGGTTGCGCCGGAGCGTGCCGGCAACAAACCCGTAGGAGTTGGTGTTGCCCAGCTGGCGCATGTACTTGGCGTAGCTGCGCAGGATGACCACCTGGCGCCAGGAAAGTCCCAGCTCCAGGATGAGCCGGTCGAAGTAGTCGGATTCGCTGGCGCCGGAGGTGCCGGCGCGGAACGCCTCGGCCAACAGTGAGCCCGTCTTCACCGGGTCCATGCCGGCCGGGTACTTCAGCCCCAGGTCGTACAGGTAGAACGAGGTGCCGTCTGCCCTGCTGATTTCAAAGGGACGCTCGTCGAGAACTTCCAGGCCGAGGTTGTGCAGGATGGGCAGGATCTGGGTCAGGGAGCGCGGCTGCAGCAGGTACAGCTTCAGCCGCGCGTCTTCGCCGCCGCTGCGGCGGGACGCTTCCGGCACGTAGACGAAAAGTTCGGGGGCAGAGTCCGGAGCCGAGACGCGGGCTTCGAAGCGGGCGATGTCCTCGAGGGCATCTTCAACCTCGTAGCTGACGCGGTAATCGGCGGGGAAAGCTTCAGCCCACAGGGCCGAGAGTTTTCCGGCCTGCTCCCGGTTGAACTTGGAGCGCAGGACTTCGCCGATGCCTTCGCTCCAGGAGCGGGCCGCCTGGACCAGGCGCTGCTCCAGCGCGCCGGCATCCAGCTCCTCGATTTCGGCGCCGCGGGGCAGCCGGATCCGGAAGAAGATCCGGGCCAGGGCCGACTCGGTCAGCCGCGCCTCGAAATCAATCGATTCGGCATTGAAGCTCGACCGCAGCTCGTCCTGGATGCGCAGCCGCACCGATGTGTTGTACCGGTCCCGCGGCAGGAAGACCAGTGCAGACATGAAGCGGCCGTACACGTCGGGGCGGAGGAACAGCCGGGTGCGGCGGCGCTCCTGCAGGCGGAGAATGCTCCGGGCAGTCTCCAGCAGGGCGTCCACGTCAATCTGGAACAGCTCATCCCGCGGATAGGTTTCCAGGATGGAGAGCAGGTCCTTGCCGGAGTGTGAATCGGCGGGGAAACCCGCCCGGCGCATGACGTCGCGGATTTTGTCCCGGACGATCGG
This genomic interval from Arthrobacter sp. zg-Y820 contains the following:
- a CDS encoding NAD-glutamate dehydrogenase; its protein translation is MSSGSRIPDLSGTDDSLDEFTGNYYEHLAGEDADGYPRSTLRERAERHRALGSLRPEGQASVSVFDQGDASVVLIVTDDMPFLVDSVTAEIVRQNAAIRLVVHPTFLVSRDRESGELQAVHRVPAAAGVSSGDTAALPNLSALLGRQDETTRIESWISVEIGRLPDETRRDELTEGLRKVLEDVRLAVTDWPAMRAKVHEVSRSLGEAANAGDIPDLQQARELLSWLDNGNFTFLGYREYDLINENGEDVLRVSEDKGLGLLSRASVAGRVQHLTSAGRAKAREKRALVITKANSRSTVHRAAYLDYIGIKSFDAQGNVNGERRFIGLFSTGAYTGSVRNVPIVRDKIRDVMRRAGFPADSHSGKDLLSILETYPRDELFQIDVDALLETARSILRLQERRRTRLFLRPDVYGRFMSALVFLPRDRYNTSVRLRIQDELRSSFNAESIDFEARLTESALARIFFRIRLPRGAEIEELDAGALEQRLVQAARSWSEGIGEVLRSKFNREQAGKLSALWAEAFPADYRVSYEVEDALEDIARFEARVSAPDSAPELFVYVPEASRRSGGEDARLKLYLLQPRSLTQILPILHNLGLEVLDERPFEISRADGTSFYLYDLGLKYPAGMDPVKTGSLLAEAFRAGTSGASESDYFDRLILELGLSWRQVVILRSYAKYMRQLGNTNSYGFVAGTLRRNPDVARALVGLFESRFNPDLSEEERNAAEEKAREALETGLEQVPTLDADRVLRTVANLINATLRTNFYQEKPYVSFKLNTAAIEGAPFPRPKYEIWVYSPRVEGVHLRFGEVARGGLRWSDRREDFRTEILGLVKAQTVKNAVIVPTGAKGGFYAKQLPDPAADRAAWMEEGKASYRTFIRALLDITDNLVLSDDGEEQLVPPQRVVRHDGDDSYLVVAADKGTASFSDIANELSAEYNFWLGDAFASGGSVGYDHKAMGITARGAWESVKRHFSELGVDTQSESFTAVGVGDMSGDVFGNGMLLSEHTKLVAAFDHRHIFLDPNPDPALSHAERRRLFELPRSSWADYDASLISTGGGVYPRQAKSIPLSPEVREVLGLDKSVTKMSPPDLLRAILKAPADLLYNGGIGTYVKASTETNTEVGDKANDAIRVDGCDLRVKVIGEGGNLGMTQRGRIEAARAGVILNTDAIDNSAGVDCSDHEVNIKIFVDRMVAAGRLDPAERAEFLHSMTDEVGRLVLQDNKDQNMLLLNDRRHVIEWSPSFERLMDWLEKHADLNRELEALPTNAELRSRVAAGEGLTSPELSVLAAYAKIELTKALTNSDLADDPYFSGTLRRYFPKQMVERFADQLDTHPLRREIISTMVANDIINIGGITFAFRVIEETSATESMVARAFTALREIYEIDGAVQALNDLPASFPTEHWTTIHLDMRRLLDRAVRWFVNHVGRGSSIEEDIEAFKPIIGPLRENLLDYLQGADQERYRTELERSREWQVPEELCVYWAELFESFGLLDVALLASKRVDEPAADVAGVYFALYERFGIDDLLERITKLPRGDRWQALARAALRDDLYSTVADMTVAALKATVGQAGEDPLKRVELWEDQNADNLERARVMFEDVNKLEHDDMASLSVALRLLRSIVRR